In Fluviispira sanaruensis, a genomic segment contains:
- a CDS encoding nucleotidyltransferase family protein — protein MIKNQSINYQDYCVAILAGGKGTRIQSLFPDIPKPLVEIAGKQVLLRQIDFFLEYGVKKIIVLAGFRGEVIKERLYKKYNNLIDVVIEETPLGTSGCLSLIKKSINTKYLIFVSGDLVFDIDLERFCSFHQGKKAQCTLTVHSNFHPMDADLISFDEITLKVIALLVRPHPQGSYYLNNVNAAISILNVELLSYIEENNPKNFERDFIPLLVKNKIDIYAYKSIEYIRDMGTPERFNRVSNDLSKFLPEKLKYSFKKKSIFIDMATLEKVFLENNIYINNKLLSDINKINYSEFILTGFFYKNSIKREFIETVLGNRNLKLDTFFNYWDDFEGELRDFINEYNISDISFYSFNF, from the coding sequence TTGATAAAAAATCAAAGTATAAATTATCAAGACTATTGTGTTGCTATACTTGCTGGTGGCAAAGGTACACGAATTCAATCTCTTTTTCCAGATATCCCAAAACCACTTGTTGAAATTGCTGGAAAACAAGTATTACTTAGGCAGATTGATTTTTTTCTAGAATATGGAGTAAAAAAAATTATAGTACTTGCTGGATTTAGGGGAGAAGTTATAAAAGAACGACTTTATAAAAAATATAATAATTTAATTGACGTTGTTATAGAAGAAACTCCTCTTGGCACTTCGGGGTGTCTGTCTCTTATTAAAAAAAGTATAAATACGAAATATTTAATTTTTGTAAGCGGAGATCTTGTTTTTGATATAGATTTAGAAAGATTTTGTTCTTTTCACCAGGGAAAAAAAGCACAATGCACTCTTACTGTTCACTCTAACTTTCATCCAATGGATGCAGATCTTATATCGTTTGATGAAATAACTCTGAAAGTAATCGCTCTATTAGTACGACCTCATCCTCAAGGTAGTTATTATCTAAATAATGTAAATGCAGCAATATCTATATTAAACGTAGAATTATTGTCTTATATTGAAGAAAATAATCCAAAAAACTTTGAGAGAGATTTTATTCCTCTTCTTGTGAAAAATAAAATTGATATTTACGCATACAAATCAATTGAATATATTAGAGATATGGGAACTCCAGAAAGATTTAATAGAGTTAGTAATGATCTAAGTAAATTTTTACCAGAAAAGCTAAAGTATTCATTTAAAAAGAAATCAATATTCATTGACATGGCAACTCTTGAAAAGGTATTTTTAGAAAATAATATATATATTAATAATAAGCTATTATCTGATATTAATAAAATCAATTACTCTGAATTTATACTTACAGGATTTTTTTATAAAAATTCAATTAAAAGAGAATTTATTGAAACTGTTTTAGGTAATAGAAATTTAAAACTTGATACGTTTTTTAATTATTGGGATGATTTTGAAGGCGAGTTAAGAGATTTTATTAATGAATATAATATAAGTGATATATCTTTTTATTCTTTTAATTTTTAG
- a CDS encoding SDR family NAD(P)-dependent oxidoreductase has protein sequence MAHQPFQNKNVLVTGSSKGIGCGIANEFLKNGANVCYTARTLASFQNTQFPENYMNNRIVKPCDFTLPKSIASLRQELEIEFRTLDILVCNVGTGNSSLDTIPEYSPFNNIFDQNFNSAVNTVREFLSLLENAKGCILFIGSICGQEAFDAPIDYSVAKSALHSFSKHLSKKIANKGIRVNCLALGNIYFPGGTWDKKMIADPSRVKKMIEQNVPMKRFGTLEDVANASLFLCSEKASFITGSILTVDGGQTNCFH, from the coding sequence ATGGCGCATCAACCATTTCAAAATAAAAATGTTCTAGTTACAGGCTCATCTAAAGGTATTGGCTGTGGAATTGCAAATGAATTTTTAAAAAATGGAGCAAATGTTTGTTATACAGCAAGAACACTTGCTTCATTTCAAAATACACAATTTCCCGAAAATTATATGAATAATAGAATTGTAAAACCATGCGATTTTACTTTGCCTAAATCTATTGCGTCTCTAAGGCAAGAACTAGAAATTGAATTTAGAACACTTGATATATTAGTTTGTAATGTTGGAACTGGAAACAGTTCTTTAGACACCATACCTGAGTATAGTCCTTTTAATAATATTTTTGACCAAAATTTTAATTCAGCTGTTAATACTGTTAGAGAGTTTCTATCTTTGCTTGAAAATGCTAAAGGTTGTATATTGTTCATTGGGTCAATTTGTGGTCAGGAAGCCTTTGATGCTCCAATAGATTATTCAGTTGCAAAATCTGCATTACACTCATTTTCGAAACATCTTTCTAAAAAAATTGCAAACAAAGGAATTAGAGTTAATTGTCTTGCACTTGGTAATATTTATTTTCCTGGTGGAACATGGGATAAAAAAATGATTGCTGATCCGTCCAGAGTAAAAAAAATGATTGAGCAAAATGTCCCAATGAAACGATTTGGTACATTAGAAGATGTTGCAAATGCATCATTATTTCTTTGTTCTGAAAAAGCGTCTTTTATTACGGGCTCTATTTTAACTGTCGATGGAGGACAAACAAATTGTTTTCATTAA
- a CDS encoding cytidylyltransferase domain-containing protein — protein MRIYAIIPARGGSKGVPKKNIKTLAGIPLIAYSIAAAKLCTHIEKIIISTDCEEIAFIAKKYGVEVPFLRPKEISLDSSTDLEFMLHAIHWLNKQKIEIPDYWMHLRVTTPIREIGVLNSSIDMFINNAQATSLRSAHEAPETPFKWFIKDQTNNYFEPLAGHSNYLNVPRQLVQKVYVPNGYVDILNTAILLENNSMHGNKILAFETPFCTEIDTINDFEFLEFQIQNKNLEILKFLKENN, from the coding sequence ATGAGAATATATGCAATTATACCTGCACGAGGAGGATCCAAAGGGGTTCCTAAAAAAAATATAAAGACTCTTGCTGGTATTCCATTAATCGCCTATTCCATTGCCGCAGCGAAACTCTGCACACATATTGAAAAAATAATTATTTCTACTGATTGTGAAGAAATAGCATTTATTGCAAAAAAATATGGGGTGGAAGTTCCTTTTTTGAGACCTAAAGAAATCTCTTTAGATTCATCAACCGATCTTGAGTTTATGCTTCATGCAATTCATTGGTTAAATAAACAAAAAATTGAAATTCCAGATTATTGGATGCATCTAAGAGTAACAACTCCAATTAGAGAAATAGGTGTTTTAAATTCATCGATTGATATGTTTATTAATAATGCTCAAGCAACTTCGCTGCGCTCTGCGCATGAAGCGCCAGAAACACCTTTTAAATGGTTTATAAAAGACCAAACTAATAACTATTTTGAACCTTTAGCTGGTCATTCAAATTACTTAAACGTTCCAAGGCAGTTAGTTCAAAAAGTATATGTTCCTAATGGATATGTTGATATCCTGAATACAGCAATCTTATTAGAGAATAATTCAATGCATGGTAATAAAATACTAGCTTTTGAAACTCCCTTTTGTACTGAAATTGATACAATTAATGATTTTGAATTCTTAGAGTTTCAGATTCAAAATAAAAATTTAGAAATATTAAAATTCCTAAAAGAAAATAACTGA
- a CDS encoding sugar phosphate isomerase/epimerase family protein: MRKVKVGIMQGRLLPKYKERFQAHPIGYWQDEFPLASTLNLDCIEFILDCNDYEKNPLIYTGGIEEILKISKQTNVEVLSICADFFMECSLHNNDSYKVREGIEILKHLISISPKLGVKNIVIPCVDSSSLNTEQDKNKFVNSLSECLIDAEKNSVCLALETDLNPFDFYNLLKMFPSENVKVNYDIGNSASIGYNPCEEFKNYGSLITNIHIKDRIKNGKSVFFGKGDACFENVFNELKKINYSGILIMQAYRDDQGVSIFIEQYNWIKKIINNYLELNL; this comes from the coding sequence TTGAGAAAAGTTAAAGTAGGGATAATGCAAGGACGCCTTTTACCAAAATACAAGGAAAGATTTCAAGCTCATCCTATCGGATATTGGCAGGATGAATTTCCTTTAGCTTCAACCTTAAACTTAGATTGTATCGAATTTATTTTAGATTGCAACGATTATGAAAAAAACCCTTTAATTTACACTGGCGGAATAGAAGAGATTCTTAAAATTTCAAAACAAACTAATGTTGAAGTGTTAAGTATATGTGCTGATTTTTTTATGGAATGTTCACTTCATAACAATGACTCTTATAAAGTTAGAGAAGGCATAGAAATATTAAAACATCTTATTAGTATTTCTCCAAAATTAGGGGTTAAAAACATTGTAATTCCTTGTGTAGATTCTTCATCGTTAAATACAGAGCAGGATAAAAATAAATTTGTAAACTCTCTATCAGAATGCCTAATAGACGCAGAAAAAAATTCTGTTTGTCTTGCACTTGAAACTGATTTAAATCCATTTGATTTTTATAACCTTTTAAAAATGTTTCCTTCTGAAAATGTTAAAGTAAATTATGATATAGGTAATAGCGCTTCAATAGGCTATAATCCTTGTGAAGAATTTAAAAATTATGGGTCATTAATTACTAATATTCATATTAAAGATCGAATTAAAAATGGAAAATCTGTTTTTTTTGGAAAAGGAGACGCTTGTTTTGAAAATGTATTTAATGAACTAAAAAAAATAAATTACAGTGGGATTTTAATAATGCAAGCTTACAGAGATGACCAGGGAGTTTCTATATTTATAGAGCAGTATAACTGGATTAAGAAAATAATTAATAATTATTTAGAGCTTAATTTATGA
- a CDS encoding N-acetylneuraminate synthase family protein → MIKNISQNKTFSIGNRIVGINNPTFIIAEIGNNHNSDLKLAKDLVEAAIDCGVDAVKFQMRNMESLYGKNYSLKNTEADLSTQYTIDLLEKFQLKNHEMQEIFDYCKQKNIIAFCTPWDIPSVEVLNNFDIPIFKVASADLTNHQLLKEIAKSKKPMICSSGMSTQNEIQIAIDLLNSINASYAILHCNSTYPTPYKDVHLEYLKQLQRMTPIVGYSGHERGIEVPIAAVALGAKIIEKHFTFDKKMEGNDHRISLLPHEMKEMVRCIRNVEASLGYECYERKISQGELINRENLAKSIVAKVDINEGTILSEDMFQFLSPGKGLQPYKLQYLVNNKSTRNISAGEFLYDTDLPDEKRVKPKIYKFKRPWGVPVRYHDFASIIENSNPDLIEFHLSYKDIDENIPRFFKRKYSQGFVVHAPELFSGDHLLDLCSSDLSYKEKSIENMKRVVAITKELKKYFPNEKKPLIVANVGGFTQNAPLPDEARMPLYYNLLKSFKIFEDSEVELIPQTMAPFPWHMGGQQYQNLFKFPEECDWFCKEFNYRMCLDYSHAHLTCNFHGYTMKQYLDLVAPHTAHIHLGDAEGVDGEGLQIGEGEVNFTELAYLFDKYCPTASFIPEIWQGHKNEGEGFWIALEKLEKWF, encoded by the coding sequence ATGATTAAAAATATTTCTCAAAATAAAACTTTTTCAATTGGAAATCGAATAGTGGGAATTAATAATCCTACATTTATTATAGCTGAAATTGGAAATAATCATAATAGTGATTTAAAATTAGCCAAAGATCTCGTTGAAGCAGCAATTGATTGTGGAGTCGATGCAGTTAAATTTCAAATGAGAAATATGGAATCTTTATATGGTAAAAACTATTCATTAAAAAATACAGAAGCAGATCTTTCCACGCAATATACAATTGATCTTTTAGAGAAATTCCAATTGAAAAATCATGAAATGCAAGAAATATTCGATTATTGTAAACAAAAAAATATAATTGCTTTCTGTACACCATGGGATATCCCTAGCGTTGAAGTTCTAAATAATTTTGATATTCCTATTTTTAAAGTTGCCTCGGCAGATCTTACAAATCATCAGCTCTTAAAAGAAATTGCAAAATCCAAAAAACCCATGATTTGTTCATCGGGCATGTCCACTCAGAATGAAATACAAATAGCAATTGATCTTCTAAATTCAATAAACGCTTCTTATGCAATATTACATTGCAATTCAACTTATCCTACTCCATATAAAGATGTTCATCTAGAATATTTAAAACAGTTACAAAGAATGACGCCAATTGTTGGGTACTCTGGACACGAAAGAGGTATAGAAGTTCCCATTGCTGCAGTTGCTTTAGGTGCAAAAATTATCGAAAAACATTTTACATTTGATAAAAAAATGGAGGGTAATGATCACAGAATTAGTTTATTACCCCACGAAATGAAAGAAATGGTTCGATGTATAAGAAATGTAGAAGCATCTTTAGGGTATGAATGTTATGAAAGAAAGATAAGCCAAGGCGAACTTATAAATAGAGAAAACCTTGCAAAAAGCATTGTGGCAAAGGTTGATATTAATGAAGGAACAATTCTATCTGAAGATATGTTTCAATTTTTGAGCCCCGGTAAAGGTCTTCAACCTTATAAATTACAATACTTAGTCAATAATAAATCTACAAGAAATATTTCAGCAGGTGAGTTTCTATATGATACAGATCTTCCTGATGAAAAAAGAGTTAAGCCTAAAATTTATAAATTTAAAAGGCCATGGGGGGTGCCTGTTAGGTATCATGACTTTGCAAGTATTATTGAAAATTCAAATCCTGATCTCATCGAGTTTCATTTAAGTTATAAAGATATAGATGAAAATATTCCCAGATTTTTTAAGAGGAAGTATTCCCAAGGATTTGTTGTTCATGCACCTGAATTATTTTCTGGAGATCATCTTCTTGACTTATGCTCATCAGATTTAAGTTACAAAGAGAAATCTATAGAAAATATGAAGCGAGTTGTTGCAATAACTAAAGAACTTAAAAAATATTTTCCGAATGAAAAAAAGCCTTTAATTGTTGCAAACGTTGGAGGTTTTACCCAAAATGCCCCCCTTCCTGATGAAGCTCGAATGCCTCTTTATTATAATTTATTAAAAAGTTTTAAAATTTTTGAAGATTCTGAAGTAGAATTAATACCGCAAACAATGGCTCCATTTCCATGGCATATGGGGGGACAGCAGTATCAAAATCTTTTTAAATTTCCAGAAGAATGTGATTGGTTTTGTAAAGAGTTTAATTATCGAATGTGCTTAGATTATTCACACGCACATTTGACCTGTAACTTTCACGGGTATACAATGAAACAATATTTAGACTTAGTAGCACCACATACTGCTCATATTCATTTAGGGGATGCTGAAGGTGTAGATGGAGAAGGTCTACAAATTGGAGAGGGTGAAGTCAATTTTACAGAACTCGCTTATTTATTTGATAAATATTGTCCAACAGCTTCTTTTATTCCTGAAATTTGGCAAGGCCATAAAAATGAGGGTGAGGGATTTTGGATTGCTCTTGAAAAATTGGAGAAATGGTTTTGA